The following proteins are encoded in a genomic region of Hirundo rustica isolate bHirRus1 chromosome 3, bHirRus1.pri.v3, whole genome shotgun sequence:
- the PLEKHG1 gene encoding pleckstrin homology domain-containing family G member 1 isoform X2, translating into MDLSDSDRPVSFSSTSSSASSRDSHCSFGSRMTLVSNSHLGLFNQDKETGAIKLELVPARRFSSSKTHKNSAVEQEDPEESLEKRPNMPRKAEPKGASKNCAMSLVAEPTSPKLLYVDRVVQEILETERMYVQDLRSIVKDYLDCITDQTKLSLGTEERSALFGNIRDIYHFNSELLQDLENCENDPVAIADCFVSKSEDFHIYTQYCTNYPRSVAVLTECMRNKALAKFFRERQEALQHSLPLGSYLLKPVQRILKYHLLLHEIENHLDKDTEGYDVVLDAIDTMQRVAWHINDMKRKHEHAIRLQEIQSLLTNWKGPDLTSYGELVLEGTFRIQRAKNERTLFLFDKMLLITKKRDEMFAYKAHILCGNLMLVEVIPKEPLSFSVFHYKNPKMQHTVQAKSQQDKRLWILHLKRLILENHPAKIPAKAKQAILEMDAIHHPGFHYSPEGEMKSSYQPKEGTPHRVRRKSEPSSRVHKVLKSNDVSPDMQKRMGIEGALLSQATKLGSSEALLNSRKKVSLEPSGLESHFQESIEPAYSSDHDEPLQTSATEQIDADDEEESEQQNSLQKSKGGRKRLNSQAAENVEKRRSLNLNKCEMQSSKDPSDEESMQLNTDLPFSCTARQPQSPQLFSTPQSNSLIVNILGGSTSVRNIWTDHQIRQALFPSRRPPYENEDDEDDYQMFVPSASTSNPSSAPGGERRGSSGRPCSWHLGQAQQNETSGPTRHKIVRRASSAGESNTCPASARYKTGERGSRREVKTAEGSSRNAYPESSEELTIDDIEHVYDNISYEDLKLMGLTRREETCRGPRRSARDSLYEAENKSSSDSTSKKKTANQKRTSIHASKEEILLSKEAPTSSLDELRIVEDNIYDTILLPETSLLNFKRDPLKASKRRNFSEKDFAYCDDLRHFVSEESLQFSEDESPYHRVPVDNDYLSLVDSSSNSDSLSHKSAADKLSEEVDEIWNDLENYIKKNEEKTRDRVLAAFPVCKDDMQERLHAGSTPELSKDAEYSLSTLSLPETPIFPKSVKPRAATISEANLRCEDATPCKENSFMSLNRSSFSSEMPFVDSPYEPASSVLSSTPAEGMENDLAVMDKTKNRVFMMARQYSQKIKKANQLLKVKSTEQEQPASRQQKLKHRDLAAILEEKKQGGPAIGARIAEYSQLYDQIVFRDSTPKVQKEAGPTHQELSAGRFSTPVAACSPHPQPASECSRPEDWLLHSTYSNGELADFSPCSESQDPKSKNSYTEAGTKSNSKQLPSAGSVPSLQISNRLHVPAQRWSTIISQPNKENLHQDHVYNSLGRRASSVKPQAYSRSQSSSSIVVNRSGESIVYNNEIDKKRLHLNRNFGFNSHQTPGIASGCTGPEMRKQFPENCSNMILQDSQKVLRVNRASPLTAQMATQNYFSNFKDSEEGEGDDDDDYVEIKSEDEGSDLETSPNQTRNSDPKLRNPDAVSSEMFCGKTVSCSPAKSASSKHALTPYLTAYSDSDKLNDYLWRVPSPNQQNIVQSLREKFQCLSSSSFA; encoded by the exons GATTACCTTGACTGTATCACTGATCAGACCAAGCTCTCCCTGGGAACAGAGGAGCGATCAGCCCTGTTTGGAAACATACGGGATATCTACCATTTCAACAG TGAACTTCTGCAAGATTTGGAAAACTGTGAAAATGATCCTGTGGCTATAGCagattgttttgtttccaaG AGTGAAGATTTCCACATATATACGCAGTACTGCACCAACTACCCAAG gtctgtggctgtgctgacgGAGTGCATGAGGAACAAGGCACTGGCCAAGTTCTTCAGAGAGCGGCAAGAAGCGCTGCAGCATTCTCTGCCCCTGGGCTCTTACCTCTTGAAACCTGTCCAACGCATCCTCAAGTACCACCTGCTTCTGCAC GAAATAGAAAACCACCTTGACAAGGACACGGAGGGCTATGATGTGGTGCTGGATGCCATAGATACCATGCAGAGAGTGGCATGGCATATAAATGACATGAAGAGGAAACATGAACATGCCATCAGGCTCCAG GAGATACAGAGTTTGCTCACTAACTGGAAAGGGCCAGACCTCACGAGTTACGGGGAGCTGGTGTTAGAAGGAACGTTCCGCATTCAGCGAGCCAAAAATGAGCGCACGTTGTTCCTCTTTGACAAGATGCTGCTAATTacaaaaaagagagatgaaatGTTCGCCTACAAAGCTCACATACTG TGTGGAAACCTGATGCTTGTTGAAGTAATACCAAAGGAACCGCTTAGCTTTAGTGTCTTCCACTACAAAAATCCTAAGATGCAACATACTGTTCAG GCAAAGTCACAGCAAGACAAGCGCCTTTGGATTCTTCACTTGAAGAGGTTAATTTTAGAAAATCATCCTGCTAAAATTCCTgccaag gcCAAGCAGGCAATTCTCGAAATGGATGCCATAC ATCACCCAGGCTTCCACTACAGTCCTGAGGGAGAAATGAAATCATCATACCAGCCTAAAGAAGGCACTCCTCACAGAGTGAGAAGAAAATCAG AACCCTCATCTAGAGTCCATAAAGTTTTGAAATCAAATG ATGTAAGCCCAGATATGCAGAAG cgGATGGGCATTGAGGGCGCCCTATTATCTCAAGCCACCAAACTAGGATCAAGTGAAGCCCTGCTGAATTCTAGGAAAAAGGTTTCACTGGAACCCAGTGGGCTGGAGAGCCACTTTCAAGAGTCTATTGAACCAGCCTACAGTAGTGATCATGATGAACCTCTTCAGACTTCTGCAACAGAACAGATTGATGCTGATGATGAAGAAGAGTCTGAACAG caaaacTCACTGCAGAAATcaaagggaggaagaaaaaggcttAATAGTCAAGCTgctgaaaatgttgaaaaacgAAGAAGTCTCAATCTCAATAAATGTGAAATGCAG AGCTCCAAGGACCCTTCAGATGAAGAGTCGATGCAGTTGAATACTGATCTTCCATTTTCCTGCACAGCTAGACAGCCACAGTCTCCTCAGCTATTCAGCACACCCCAGAGCAACTCTCTGATTGTGAATATCCTGGGGGGAAGTACCTCTGTCAGAAACATCTGGACGGACCATCAGATCAGGCAGGCATTGTTCCCCAGCCGGCGCCCACCTTATGAGAACGAAGATGATGAAGACGATTACCAGATGTTTGTACCATCAGCGTCTACATCAAACCCAAGTTCAGCTCCTGGTGGAGAAAGGAGGGGTTCTTCTGGGCGTCCATGCAGCTGGCACTTGGGGCAAGCGCAACAAAACGAGACTTCCGGCCCCACTCGTCACAAAATCGTTAGACGGGCCAGTAGTGCTGGAGAAAGCAACACGTGTCCAGCCAGCGCCAGGTATAAAACAGGCGAGCGTGGTTCTCGAAGGGAAGTGAAgacagcagaggggagcagTAGGAACGCGTATCCCGAATCTTCAGAGGAGCTGACTATCGATGATATTGAACATGTTTATGATAATATAAGCTATGAAGACTTAAAGCTGATGGGTCTTACAAGAAGAGAGGAGACGTGCCGTGGTCCCCGGAGATCAGCTAGAGACTCTCTGTATGAggctgaaaacaaaagcagctcaGATTCAacttccaaaaagaaaacagccaaTCAAAAGAGGACCTCCATTCATGCTAGTAAGGAAGAGATACTCCTCAGTAAAGAAGCACCAACTTCAAGTTTGGATGAGCTCAGAATTGTTGAAGACAACATCTATGACACCATACTCCTTCCCGAAACATCTCTGTTGAATTTTAAACGTGACCCCTTAAAGGCCTCTAAAAGGAGGAATTTTTCGGAAAAAGACTTTGCATATTGTGACGATCTACGACATTTTGTTTCTGAGGAGAGTCTCCAGTTCAGTGAAGATGAAAGTCCTTACCATCGCGTTCCCGTTGACAATGACTATTTGAGCTTAGTAGACAGCTCCTCCAACTCTGACTCGCTGTCGCATAAGTCTGCAGCAGATAAACTCTCAGAAGAAGTAGATGAGATTTGGAACGACCTGGAGAACTACAtcaagaaaaatgaggaaaagacaAGAGACCGTGTCCTTGCAGCCTTTCCTGTTTGTAAAGATGACATGCAGGAAAGGCTGCATGCTGGTAGCACACCTGAACTGAGTAAAGATGCAGAGTACTCACTGTCTACTCTCTCTCTGCCAGAAACTCCTATTTTCCCTAAATCTGTGAAGCCCAGGGCTGCCACCATAAGTGAGGCCAATCTCAGGTGTGAAGACGCTACACCATGCAAGGAGAACTCTTTTATGAGTTTGAACAGATCTTCCTTCTCCAGTGAGATGCCTTTTGTAGATAGCCCATACGAGCCTGCCAGTAGTGTTCTGTCCAGCACACCTGCAGAGGGCATGGAAAATGACTTGGCTGTTATGGATAAAACAAAGAACAGAGTTTTTATGATGGCAAGGCAGTACAGCCAAAAAATTAAGAAGGCTAACCAGCTTTTGAAAGTtaaaagcacagagcaggaacagccaGCTAGCAGACAAcagaaactgaaacacagaGATCTTGCTGCTATTctggaggagaagaaacaaGGAGGTCCTGCTATTG GTGCCAGAATAGCTGAATATTCCCAGCTTTATGACCAAATTGTCTTCAGAGACAGTACTCCTAAGGTCCAAAAGGAAGCCGGGCCCACTCATCAGGAGCTGTCGGCTGGGAGGTTTTCCACACCCGTGGCCGCAtgttctccccatccccagcctgcCAGTGAATGCTCAAGAccagaagattggcttttgcATTCTACGTACAGTAACGGCGAGCTGGCCGACTTCTCTCCGTGTTCCGAATCCCAGGACCCAAAGTCCAAGAACTCATATACAGAAGCTGGTACAAAAAGCAATTCGAAGCAGTTGCCATCAGCTGGCTCGGTGCCTTCCCTTCAGATTTCCAACCGTTTGCACGTCCCAGCGCAGAGGTGGAGCACCATTATAAGCCagccaaacaaagaaaacttgCATCAAGATCACGTCTATAACTCGCTGGGGAGGAGAGCAAGCAGTGTAAAACCGCAGGCATACAGCAGGTCACAGTCCTCATCCTCAATAGTGGTCAACAGGTCTGGAGAATCAATTGTATATAATAATGAAATTGATAAGAAAAGGCTCCATTTGAATAGGAACTTTGGATTCAACAGCCATCAAACTCCTGGAATTGCTTCAGGATGTACAGGGCCAGAGATGAGAAAGCAGTTCCCTGAAAACTGTTCAAATATGATTTTGCAGGATTCTCAAAAGGTCCTGAGAGTGAACAGAGCCTCCCCTCTGACAGCTCAGATGGCCACTCAGAACTATTTTTCGAATTTCAAAGATTCTGAAGAAGGAGAAGGTGATGATGATGACGACTATGTTGAAATAAAGTCTGAAGATGAGGGATCTGACTTGGAGACTTCTCCGAACCAAACAAGGAATTCAGATCCTAAACTGCGTAACCCAGatgctgtttcttctgaaatgttctGTGGCAAAACTGTCTCCTGTAGTCCTGCGAAGTCTGCCAGCAGCAAACACGCACTTACCCCGTATCTGACTGCGTATAGTGATTCGGATAAATTGAATGATTACCTGTGGAGGGTACCATCTCCTAATCAGCAGAATATTGTCCAGTCTTTAAGGGAAAAGTTTCAGTGTCTCAGTTCAAGTAGCTTTGCTTGA